A genomic segment from Gracilinanus agilis isolate LMUSP501 chromosome 1, AgileGrace, whole genome shotgun sequence encodes:
- the DCAF13 gene encoding DDB1- and CUL4-associated factor 13, with the protein MKVKMLSRNPDHYVRETKLDLQRVPRNYDPALHPFEVPREYTRALNAVKLERVFAKPFLASLDGHRDGVNCMAKHPKSLSTVLSGACDGEVRIWNLTKRECIRTLQAHEGFVRGMCTHYCGTSFFTVGDDKTVKQWKMDGPEYGEEEEPLHTILGKTVFTGIDHHWKKDVFATCGQQVDIWDEQRTSPICSLTWGFDSISSVKFNPVETNILGSCASDRNIVLYDMRQATPLKKVILDMRTNTLCWNPMEAFVFTAANEDYNLYTFDMRSLDEPVKIHMDHVSAVLDVDYSPTGKEFVSASFDKSIRIFPVDQIHSREVYHTKRMQHVISVKWTSDNKYILCGSDEMNIRLWKASASEKLGVLTSREKAAFNYNLKLKEKFKYHPQISRISRHRHLPKTIYGQIKEQRIMKAARQRKEMNRIKHSKPGSIPFVPEKKKHIVAVVK; encoded by the exons ATGAAAGTGAAAATGTTGAGCCGAAACCCGGACCATTATGTCCGAGAAACTAAGCTGGACCTTCAAAGAG TTCCTAGAAACTATGATCCTGCATTGCATCCTTTTGAAGTTCCACGGGAATATACAAGAGCTCTAAATGCCGTCAAACTGGAACGAGTATTTGCAAAACCATTTCTTGCTTCCCTTGATGGCCATAGAGATGGAGTAAATTGCATGGCAAAACATCCAAAGAGTTTGTCTACTGTACTTTCTGGAGCTTGTGATGGAGAG GTTAGAATCTGGAACTTGACTAAACGAGAATGCATTCGTACATTGCAAGCCCATGAAGGTTTTGTACGAGGAATGTGTACCCACTACTGTGGAACTTCTTTCTTTACG GTTGGTGATGACAAGACCGTGAAGCAGTGGAAAATGGATGGGCCAGAatatggagaagaggaggagccTTTACATACAATATTAGGAAAG ACAGTGTTTACAGGAATTGATCATCATTGGAAAAAGGATGTTTTTGCTACATGTGGACAACAGGTGGACATCTGGGATGAACAAAGAACCAGTCCTATTTGTTCATTGACTTGGGGTTTTGACAGCATAAGCAGTGTTAAATTTAACCCAGTTGAG acTAATATCTTGGGAAGTTGTGCTTCTGACAGAAATATAGTGCTATATGATATGAGGCAAGCCACTCCTTTAAAGAAG GTCATCTTGGATATGAGGACAAATACACTTTGTTGGAACCCAATGGAAGCTTTTGTTTTCACTGCAGCAAATGAAGATTATAA CTTATATACATTTGATATGCGTTCCCTTGATGAACCTGTGAAAATACATATGGATCATGTGTCTGCAGTCCTTGATGTGGATTATTCACCTACAGGGAAAGAATTTGTATCTGCTAGTTTTGACAAATCTATTCGAATCTTTCCTGTAGACCAAATTCATAGCAG agaagtaTATCACACAAAGAGGATGCAGCATGTTATCTCTGTGAAATGGACATCTGACAACAAATACATTTTGTGTGGATCTGATGAAATGAATATTCGACTCTGGAAAGCCAGTGCTTCTGAAAAATTGGGTGTG cttacatCAAGAGAAAAGGCAGCTTTTAATTATAACCTGAAATTGAAGGAGAAGTTTAAATACCATCCTCAGATAAGTCGCATATCTCGACATCGTCATTTACCTAAGACCATCTATGGCCAAATTAAGGAGCAACGCATCATGAAAGCAGCCCGTCAGCGGAA ggAAATGAACCGTATCAAACACAGCAAACCTGGGTCTATACCATTTGTGCCAGAGAAGAAAAAGCATATAGTGGCTGTTGTGAAATAA